In Malus sylvestris chromosome 16, drMalSylv7.2, whole genome shotgun sequence, the following are encoded in one genomic region:
- the LOC126608169 gene encoding alpha-xylosidase 1-like, translated as MSSSSSQCLSSLLLLLLVLCFSGVSSADTVNPTIKGKGYRLISIDDTPDGGLLGLLQLKQESKTYGPDVPLLQLYVKHETQDRLRVHITDAQKQRWEVPYNLLPREQPPSLKQTITPSGKTKNPIQHSEYSGSDLIFSYISDPFGFAIKRKSDGQVLFNSSSESKDPYGELVFKDQYLEISTSLPKDAALYGLGENSQPHGIKLYPNDPYTLFTTDISAINLNTDLYGSHPVYMDLRNVGGEAYAHSVLLLNSNGMDVFYRGTSLTYKVIGGVFDFYFFSGPTPLGVVDQYTAFVGRPAPMPYWSLGFHQCRWGYHNLSVVEDVVANYEKAQIPLDVIWNDDDHMDGHKDFTLNPENYPRPKLLAFLDKIHKIGMKYIVIIDPGIAVNSSYGVYQRGLANDVFIKYEGEPYLAQVWPGAVNFPDFLNPKTVSWWGEEIRRFHELVPVDGLWIDMNEASNFCSGKCKIPNKQCPTGTGPGWDCCLDCKNITKTRWDDPPYKINASGSQAPIGFKTIATSASHYNGVLEYDAHSLYGFSQSIATHKALQGLEGKRPFILTRSTYVGSGRYAAHWTGDNKGTWDDLKISITTVLNFGIFGVPMVGADICGFYPAPTEELCNRWIEVGAFYPFSRDHANFYSPRQELYQWESVAESARNALGMRYKLLPYLYTLSYEAHISGAPIARPLFFSFPAYTETYGLSTQFLLGSSVMISPVLEQGKSEVKALFPPGSWYSLFDMTQIISSTNGEYVTLDAPLHVVNVHLYQNTIIPMQQGGLISKAARTTPFSLVVAFPAGASNATAKGNLFLDNDELPEMKLGNGYSTYVDFYATVSEGIVKVWSEVQDGNFALSKGWIIGKVSVLGLDGSGGTSALEIDGDQMTSISNIELIASEQTYLNEIEDGGKTKSTVVEVDGLSFPIGKNFAMSWKVGTKP; from the exons AtgtcctcctcttcctcccaatgtctctcttctcttcttctaCTTCTCCTTGTCCTCTGTTTCTCTGGTGTGAGCTCAGCTGACACCGTTAACCCCACCATCAAAGGCAAAGGCTACCGTCTCATCTCCATCGACGATACCCCTGACGGCGGCCTTCTGGGTCTCCTCCAGCTCAAACAGGAGTCCAAAACCTACGGCCCCGATGTCCCACTCTTGCAGCTATATGTCAA GCACGAGACGCAGGACCGGTTGAGGGTTCACATAACTGACGCGCAGAAACAGAGGTGGGAGGTTCCGTACAACCTCCTCCCCAGAGAGCAGCCGCCGTCGCTGAAACAAACCATCACGCCGTCAGGGAAGACGAAGAACCCCATCCAGCACTCAGAATACTCCGGCTCCGATCTCATCTTCAGCTACATCTCCGACCCATTTGGGTTCGCCATCAAGAGGAAGTCCGACGGGCAGGTCCTCTTCAATTCGAGCTCCGAATCGAAAGACCCATATGGCGAATTGGTGTTTAAGGACCAGTACCTCGAGATTTCCACCAGTTTGCCGAAAGACGCCGCTCTGTACGGCCTGGGGGAGAACTCGCAGCCGCACGGGATCAAGCTCTACCCGAACGATCCCTACACCCTCTTCACCACCGACATCTCGGCGATCAATCTCAACACTGATTTGTACGGCTCCCACCCGGTTTATATGGATCTCCGGAATGTGGGTGGCGAGGCGTACGCACACTCTGTTCTGCTGCTCAACAGCAATGGCATGGATGTGTTTTACAGAGGGACTTCTCTGACCTACAAGGTCATTGGGGGTGTTTTCGACTTTTACTTCTTTTCTGGGCCGACGCCATTGGGCGTTGTCGACCAGTACACGGCGTTCGTCGGCCGACCGGCTCCGATGCCCTACTGGTCTCTTG GATTCCACCAATGCAGATGGGGTTACCACAACTTATCAGTAGTTGAAGACGTTGTTGCAAACTACGAAAAGGCTCAAATCCCGCTAGATGTCATTTGGAATGATGATGATCACATGGATGGACACAAAGACTTCACCCTCAACCCCGAGAATTACCCTCGCCCAAAGCTTTTGGCATTCCTCGACAAAATACATAAGATAGGCATGAAGTACATTGTCATTATCGATCCTGGAATTGCTGTTAATAGCAGTTACGGTGTGTACCAGAGAGGTTTAGCGAATGATGTTTTCATCAAATACGAGGGTGAACCCTACTTGGCCCAAGTTTGGCCGGGGGCTGTAAACTTCCCCGACTTCCTCAACCCCAAAACTGTTTCATGGTGGGGTGAAGAGATCCGCCGTTTTCATGAACTTGTCCCTGTTGATGGCTTATGGATTGACATGAATGAGGCTTCAAATTTCTGTTCTGGGAAGTGCAAAATTCCAAATAAGCAGTGTCCGACAGGTACAGGCCCTGGCTGGGATTGTTGCTTGGATTGCAAGAACATTACAAAGACGAGATGGGATGATCCACCTTACAAGATCAACGCTTCAGGGTCGCAAGCCCCCATTGGGTTCAAAACCATAGCCACTAGTGCATCTCATTACAATGGCGTTTTGGAGTACGATGCTCACAGTCTCTATGGATTTTCCCAGTCCATTGCAACTCACAAAGCTCTTCAAGGACTTGAGGGCAAGAGACCGTTTATATTAACCCGGTCTACGTATGTTGGTTCAGGCAGGTATGCTGCACATTGGACAGGTGATAACAAGGGGACATGGGATGATTTGAAGATATCAATCACAACTGTGCTCAATTTTGGAATATTTGGAGTGCCGATGGTTGGTGCAGACATATGCGGGTTCTATCCAGCACCTACTGAAGAGCTTTGCAACCGTTGGATTGAAGTAGGGGCTTTCTATCCCTTTTCAAGGGATCACGCGAACTTCTATTCCCCAagacaagagctttatcaatgggaGTCGGTAGCTGAGTCTGCTCGAAATGCTCTAGGTATGAGGTATAAGCTCCTCCCCTATCTGTACACATTGAGCTACGAAGCTCATATCAGCGGAGCCCCAATTGCCAGGCCACTTTTCTTCTCATTCCCAGCATACACTGAAACGTATGGATTGAGTACTCAATTCTTGTTGGGGAGCAGCGTTATGATTTCACCGGTGCTTGAACAGGGCAAATCAGAAGTTAAAGCATTATTTCCCCCGGGAAGCTGGTACAGTTTATTTGATATGACGCAGATCATTAGCTCAACAAATGGGGAGTATGTTACGCTTGATGCGCCTTTGCATGTTGTTAATGTGCATCTGTATCAGAATACCATCATACCAATGCAGCAGGGTGGACTGATCTCTAAAGCAGCAAGAACAACCCCTTTTAGCCTCGTTGTCGCGTTCCCAGCTGGGGCAAGCAATGCAACAGCCAAGGGGAACCTGTTCCTTGACAATGATGAGCTTCCCGAGATGAAGCTTGGAAACGGTTACTCCACGTATGTTGACTTCTATGCAACTGTAAGTGAAGGAATTGTGAAAGTATGGTCAGAAGTTCAGGACGGTAACTTTGCTTTAAGTAAAGGCTGGATTATTGGGAAGGTGAGTGTATTGGGACTGGATGGAAGCGGAGGAACATCTGCTCTCGAGATTGATGGAGACCAAATGACAAGCATTTCAAACATAGAGTTGATTGCTTCAGAACAGACGTATCTCAATGAGATAGAAGACGGAGGGAAGACCAAGAGCACAGTGGTGGAGGTTGACGGTCTGTCCTTTCCTATTGGGAAGAACTTTGCCATGTCCTGGAAAGTGGGGACCAAGCCTTAA